From a region of the Synechococcus sp. RS9916 genome:
- a CDS encoding aminopeptidase P N-terminal domain-containing protein gives MPAILTEPRRSVFAVIDQHCHAERRQRFLDLLGDAAAVIPAAPLVTHHADCEWPFRQNSDFWYLTGFDEPDAVALLLPHRPDGERYVLFVQPREPGAEVWTGRRWGVEGAMEHFGADLAHPLEDLAELLPHYLEGAEGIAFRVGHHSKVEPLVLQAWGTQLDRQPRTGAAALALVAPCPLLHRLRLEKTPQELERLREACRISAEAHELARQAAQPGMGERQIQALIEQHFLAAGARGPAYGSIVAGGDNACVLHYIANSAQLRDGDLLLIDAGCSLSDYYNGDITRTFPVNGRFSGEQRDLYDLVLEAQIAAVAAVAPGGTAEQVHDTALRVMVEGLLDLGLLSGDADGVIEQGAYRHLFMHRTGHWLGLDVHDVGAYRLGDHPVNLAPGMVLTVEPGLYVSDRLPVPDGQPAIDDRWKGIGIRIEDDVAVRDCQEVACGHEVLTAAALKATADMER, from the coding sequence TTGCCTGCCATCCTGACGGAACCCCGTCGCTCTGTCTTCGCCGTGATCGATCAGCACTGCCATGCCGAGCGGCGTCAGCGTTTCCTTGATCTTTTGGGTGATGCCGCTGCGGTGATTCCGGCTGCGCCTCTGGTCACCCACCATGCCGATTGCGAATGGCCGTTCCGCCAGAACAGCGACTTCTGGTACCTCACCGGATTCGATGAGCCGGATGCGGTTGCCTTGCTCCTGCCCCATCGTCCGGACGGGGAGCGTTACGTGCTGTTTGTGCAGCCCCGCGAACCGGGGGCTGAAGTCTGGACCGGGCGCCGCTGGGGTGTCGAGGGGGCGATGGAGCATTTCGGGGCCGATCTTGCCCATCCCCTGGAGGATCTGGCGGAGCTGTTGCCGCACTATCTCGAGGGTGCCGAAGGCATCGCCTTCCGGGTTGGTCATCATTCCAAGGTGGAACCTCTGGTGCTTCAGGCCTGGGGGACGCAGCTCGACCGGCAGCCCCGCACCGGTGCTGCAGCACTGGCTTTGGTGGCCCCCTGCCCGTTGCTGCATCGTCTGCGCCTCGAGAAAACTCCGCAGGAGTTGGAGCGTCTTCGGGAGGCCTGCCGGATTTCCGCTGAGGCCCATGAACTGGCCCGGCAGGCCGCCCAGCCAGGAATGGGGGAACGCCAGATCCAGGCGCTGATTGAACAGCATTTTCTGGCTGCGGGTGCGCGTGGCCCGGCCTATGGATCGATCGTTGCCGGTGGGGATAACGCCTGCGTTCTGCACTACATCGCCAATAGCGCCCAGCTCCGTGACGGCGATCTGCTGCTGATTGATGCTGGATGCTCCCTCAGCGATTACTACAACGGCGACATCACACGCACCTTCCCCGTGAATGGTCGCTTCAGTGGTGAACAGCGAGACCTTTATGACCTGGTGCTTGAGGCCCAGATCGCAGCCGTGGCGGCTGTGGCCCCTGGCGGAACGGCAGAACAGGTTCACGACACCGCCCTGCGGGTGATGGTGGAGGGGTTGCTGGATCTCGGCCTGCTGAGCGGCGACGCCGATGGTGTGATCGAGCAGGGTGCCTACCGCCACCTCTTTATGCACCGCACCGGCCATTGGCTCGGCCTCGATGTGCATGATGTTGGCGCGTATCGCCTTGGGGACCATCCCGTGAACCTGGCACCAGGCATGGTGCTGACCGTCGAGCCAGGTCTTTACGTGAGCGACCGCTTGCCGGTTCCCGATGGCCAACCTGCCATTGATGACCGTTGGAAGGGCATCGGCATTCGTATCGAAGATGACGTTGCCGTGCGGGATTGCCAGGAGGTGGCTTGTGGACATGAGGTGCTGACGGCCGCGGCGCTGAAGGCCACAGCCGATATGGAGCGTTAA
- a CDS encoding CNNM domain-containing protein: MSSDLLILLLMVVVVLVGSALCSGVEAALLSVNPVRLHELASRSKPVAGARTLQRLRQRLGRTLSVLVIANNAFNIFGSMMLGGWAARVFKEQQFSDIALPLFSVALTVLVILLGEILPKALGTRLAIPVALSSAPVLQALGVIMRPLVLLLERLLPAISEENELSTDENEIRLLARLGSQQGQIEADEAAMIAKVFQLNDLTARELMTPRVAAPTLACNASLHQLRQQLVDNASPWWVVLGKEVDNVLGVASRENLLTALLEHKGHLTALDLAEPVEFVPEMIRVDRLLTSFRRDNSGVRVVVDEFGGFVGVIGAEAVLAVLAGWWRKSATPGAAP; this comes from the coding sequence ATGAGCTCCGATCTCCTGATCCTGCTGTTGATGGTGGTGGTGGTGCTCGTCGGCTCCGCCCTCTGCTCCGGTGTGGAGGCAGCCCTGCTGTCGGTGAACCCTGTTCGTCTGCACGAACTGGCCAGTCGCAGCAAACCCGTGGCCGGCGCACGCACCCTGCAGCGCCTGCGTCAACGGCTCGGCCGCACTCTTTCGGTGCTGGTGATTGCCAACAATGCCTTCAATATTTTCGGCAGCATGATGTTGGGCGGCTGGGCTGCCCGGGTCTTCAAGGAACAACAGTTCAGCGACATCGCCTTACCACTGTTTTCAGTTGCGCTCACCGTGCTGGTGATCCTGCTGGGGGAGATCCTTCCCAAAGCGCTCGGCACCCGCCTCGCGATCCCCGTTGCCCTCAGCAGTGCGCCAGTCCTTCAGGCCCTAGGAGTGATCATGCGCCCACTGGTGCTGCTGCTCGAGCGTCTGCTGCCTGCCATCAGCGAAGAGAACGAACTCAGCACGGATGAAAACGAAATCCGCCTGCTGGCCCGGTTGGGCTCGCAACAGGGGCAGATCGAAGCGGATGAAGCGGCGATGATCGCCAAGGTGTTTCAACTCAACGACCTCACGGCCAGGGAGCTGATGACCCCTCGGGTTGCCGCCCCCACCTTGGCCTGCAACGCAAGCCTGCATCAGCTGCGTCAACAACTGGTCGACAACGCCTCCCCCTGGTGGGTGGTGCTCGGCAAGGAAGTGGACAACGTGCTGGGCGTCGCCAGCCGAGAGAATCTGCTGACCGCTCTACTGGAACACAAGGGACATCTCACCGCCCTCGATCTGGCCGAGCCCGTCGAGTTCGTGCCCGAAATGATCCGGGTGGACCGACTGCTCACCAGCTTCCGGCGCGACAACAGCGGGGTGCGTGTGGTGGTGGATGAATTTGGCGGCTTTGTTGGCGTGATCGGTGCGGAGGCTGTGTTGGCGGTGCTGGCCGGCTGGTGGCGCAAATCCGCTACTCCGGGGGCAGCCCCGTGA
- a CDS encoding GTP-binding protein has translation MSSTATEAPQTTLERGLLWLQHWRSDLVLSGRERSLLAGSLASLDRQLERLHHRVLRVAVFGRVGVGKSSLVNALLGEERMATDVAHGCTRHQQAVTWPQRIEGLQRVELVDTPGIDEVSAAARGRLAARVALQSDLVLLVLDADISRVELEALETLVDSGKPVLTVLNRSDCWSDDERNLLVASIGRRVKAHCGALAGQGLREPLAVAAAPRQATQLQDGRVRSARQSPRIALLRDKLQELLHAQGPALLTLNALRQAERLQHQIEQARLKHRRRDAQGMIGRFAAIKATGVAVNPMVLLDLAGGMACDTALVMQLCQLYELPMGGPAARQLLQRLTGHNALIGGAQLGIQAALSGVRQLLLAAAPFTAGLSLAPAAPVALAQAALAVHTTRRTGKLTARWLLEQRGRGRRSQPVPASLLRRLAGRDHTLRLLLQDWPRPAQQSGLADVLP, from the coding sequence GTGAGCAGCACAGCGACTGAAGCCCCGCAAACCACCCTGGAGCGAGGCCTTCTCTGGCTCCAGCACTGGCGGAGTGACCTCGTGCTGAGCGGGCGTGAACGCAGCCTGCTGGCCGGCAGCCTTGCCAGCCTCGACCGGCAGCTGGAGCGCCTGCACCATCGCGTCCTCCGAGTGGCGGTGTTTGGCCGCGTGGGAGTGGGCAAGTCGAGCTTGGTTAATGCCCTTTTGGGGGAAGAGCGCATGGCCACTGATGTGGCCCATGGCTGCACCCGACATCAACAAGCCGTGACCTGGCCGCAACGCATCGAAGGCCTGCAACGGGTTGAGCTGGTGGACACCCCCGGGATCGATGAGGTGTCGGCGGCGGCCCGGGGACGGCTGGCGGCACGGGTGGCTCTTCAATCCGACCTGGTGCTGCTGGTGCTCGATGCCGACATCAGCCGTGTGGAACTCGAGGCCCTTGAGACCTTGGTGGACAGCGGCAAACCGGTGCTAACGGTGCTGAACCGCAGCGATTGCTGGTCGGACGACGAGCGCAACCTGCTGGTGGCAAGCATCGGCCGCCGCGTCAAGGCCCACTGCGGCGCTCTCGCCGGACAAGGCCTGCGCGAACCACTAGCGGTGGCAGCGGCACCACGTCAAGCCACCCAGCTCCAGGACGGCCGCGTGCGCAGTGCGCGGCAATCCCCCCGCATCGCCTTACTGCGCGACAAGCTCCAGGAACTCCTGCACGCTCAGGGTCCCGCCCTGCTCACCCTCAATGCGCTGCGACAGGCCGAACGGTTGCAGCACCAGATCGAACAGGCACGCCTGAAGCACCGCCGCCGCGATGCCCAGGGGATGATCGGCCGCTTTGCTGCCATCAAGGCCACCGGCGTCGCTGTGAATCCGATGGTGCTGCTCGACCTGGCCGGTGGGATGGCCTGCGACACCGCACTGGTGATGCAGCTCTGCCAGCTCTATGAACTCCCCATGGGAGGGCCAGCGGCCCGGCAACTTCTGCAACGACTCACGGGGCATAACGCCCTGATCGGAGGAGCCCAGCTTGGGATTCAGGCGGCCCTGAGTGGCGTGCGTCAGCTGCTCCTCGCAGCCGCTCCCTTCACCGCCGGCCTCAGCCTGGCGCCTGCTGCACCGGTCGCCCTTGCCCAGGCCGCTTTGGCGGTTCACACCACCCGGCGCACCGGCAAGCTCACCGCCCGCTGGCTCCTGGAACAACGAGGCCGTGGTCGCCGCAGCCAACCGGTGCCCGCCTCCCTGCTGCGGCGCCTTGCCGGCCGTGATCACACCCTGCGTTTGCT